The following are encoded together in the uncultured Sphaerochaeta sp. genome:
- the pta gene encoding phosphate acetyltransferase: MTFAEKMKAQAIEAQKNLVLAEGTESRTIQAARKIIDEKLAKSVILVGAVDAVKNAAEAVKTSLEGISIVDPSSSEDREAFTKEYHELRKHKGLSEDEAYQGIIDPLRWGAMMVRLGKADAMVAGAENTTGNVLLAAFQIIKTKPGIKFASSCFVMATDKSEYGANGSFIFADCATIPNPTAEQLAEIAEASALSCKTFLNTEAKVAMLSYSTKGSAKGDLVDKVVTATNLVKEKLPELQIDGELQLDAAIVPSVAKSKAPGSTVAGGANTLIFPDLQAGNIGYKLVQRLAGAEAYGPILQGFAKPISDLSRGCSVEDIVVTSAITLAQAASI, translated from the coding sequence ATGACGTTTGCAGAAAAAATGAAGGCCCAAGCAATTGAGGCCCAGAAAAATCTCGTCCTGGCCGAGGGTACTGAGAGCAGAACCATCCAGGCCGCACGGAAGATTATCGATGAAAAATTGGCCAAATCGGTCATCTTGGTCGGTGCAGTGGATGCAGTGAAGAACGCTGCAGAAGCAGTAAAGACCTCACTTGAAGGTATCTCAATTGTAGACCCCTCTTCCAGTGAAGATCGTGAGGCTTTTACCAAGGAATACCATGAGCTTCGAAAGCATAAAGGATTGAGCGAGGATGAAGCTTACCAGGGTATTATCGATCCTCTTCGCTGGGGAGCCATGATGGTCCGCCTGGGAAAGGCTGATGCAATGGTTGCCGGCGCTGAGAACACCACCGGCAATGTGCTTCTTGCTGCCTTCCAGATCATCAAGACCAAGCCCGGGATCAAGTTTGCATCCTCATGTTTCGTCATGGCAACAGACAAGAGCGAATATGGGGCAAACGGCTCATTCATTTTTGCTGACTGTGCCACCATCCCCAACCCAACAGCTGAACAGCTGGCTGAGATTGCAGAAGCTTCTGCATTATCCTGCAAGACCTTCCTCAACACCGAGGCAAAGGTGGCCATGCTCAGCTACTCAACCAAGGGCTCTGCAAAGGGTGATTTGGTCGACAAGGTGGTTACCGCTACCAATCTGGTCAAGGAAAAACTTCCTGAGTTGCAGATTGACGGGGAGTTGCAGCTCGATGCAGCCATTGTTCCCAGTGTTGCGAAGAGCAAGGCTCCTGGTTCCACCGTCGCCGGTGGTGCCAATACCCTGATCTTCCCGGACCTCCAGGCTGGAAACATCGGCTACAAGCTTGTACAGCGCCTTGCTGGAGCTGAAGCCTATGGCCCAATCCTCCAGGGATTCGCCAAGCCGATCAGTGATCTCAGCCGTGGGTGTTCCGTTGAGGATATCGTGGTGACCAGTGCAATCACACTTGCACAGGCAGCAAGCATCTAA
- a CDS encoding prephenate dehydrogenase/arogenate dehydrogenase family protein, which yields MKESMRIGVYGLGRFGSFWAKELAGHGFEVIAYSRRNKTVPPGVRLGSEEEVLTCSALFYCVSISAFKDVLARTAGNIGKDTVVMDTCSVKLYPAKVMQELLPSSVQSIATHPMFGPDSGKNGVKGLPLVICPVNCKQETLSWWVNEFARWGLDVMHMSCDQHDREAAWSQGITHFVGRTLSELSLGDTKLATKGYRTLMSVVEQTCNDPMQLFYDLQRYNPYAKQMRMGLKGALDTVMEVLKKQEEIE from the coding sequence ATGAAAGAGAGCATGCGCATCGGAGTATATGGCTTGGGACGATTTGGATCCTTCTGGGCCAAGGAGTTGGCTGGACATGGGTTTGAGGTAATCGCCTACAGTAGACGGAATAAAACCGTTCCCCCAGGGGTACGTCTCGGGAGTGAGGAAGAAGTCCTTACCTGTTCTGCTTTGTTCTATTGTGTTTCCATCAGCGCCTTCAAGGACGTACTGGCACGTACCGCTGGGAACATCGGGAAGGATACCGTGGTGATGGACACTTGTTCGGTGAAGCTCTATCCGGCAAAGGTTATGCAAGAGCTGCTTCCTTCCTCTGTGCAAAGCATAGCAACGCACCCAATGTTTGGTCCTGATTCCGGTAAGAATGGGGTGAAAGGCCTTCCCTTGGTGATCTGTCCGGTCAATTGCAAGCAGGAAACGCTCTCCTGGTGGGTGAATGAATTTGCTCGTTGGGGCCTCGATGTTATGCATATGAGCTGTGACCAGCACGACCGTGAGGCTGCCTGGTCTCAGGGGATTACCCACTTCGTGGGGCGTACGCTCTCTGAACTTTCCCTTGGCGATACCAAACTGGCAACCAAGGGATACAGGACCCTTATGAGTGTTGTGGAGCAGACCTGCAATGATCCAATGCAGCTGTTCTATGACCTGCAACGTTATAATCCGTATGCAAAGCAGATGCGTATGGGGCTCAAAGGAGCCCTTGATACGGTTATGGAGGTCCTGAAGAAGCAGGAGGAAATTGAGTGA
- the mtaB gene encoding tRNA (N(6)-L-threonylcarbamoyladenosine(37)-C(2))-methylthiotransferase MtaB has product MNVCVYTLGCRLNQCESEAIADSFSKEGFTVVSEDQGADLYIVNTCTVTSKAEQKARRMLRKFARIAPTLATGCYAQVNEEELKALSDQIIVVPLEKKAHLLQLAKHLKASLVSGMSMKEGCLSFSDGEASVFDYDAASFSYHSRAYLKIQDGCDNSCAYCRVHIARGKAVSLDSTLVIERALALEAAGFQEIMLTGVNLTMYDHQGDGLGGLLEKLLSVLSEDVRLRLSSMEPDHIDGRLLEALKDPRMQPHFHIPVQSGSNRVLQLVDRHYTISELSSILEQLKHSKDDPFLAADIITGLPGESEEDYEETKQFILSQGFSMLHVFPFSPRPDTPLYHAKHRVPEKIRDERALELRELSKQLHDAYKERQLGKESEVILQNRKGGHWYGLSGNYLEVKVIDAPPFAREGMLVKGRFSDKLPKTGKMEFISYETAIRN; this is encoded by the coding sequence GTGAATGTGTGTGTATATACCTTGGGATGTAGGCTGAACCAGTGCGAGAGTGAAGCCATCGCCGATTCATTTTCCAAGGAAGGATTCACCGTGGTCTCTGAGGACCAAGGTGCTGATCTATATATTGTCAATACGTGCACTGTTACCAGTAAAGCCGAACAGAAAGCAAGAAGGATGCTCCGTAAATTTGCGAGGATTGCCCCGACACTTGCCACGGGTTGTTATGCCCAGGTCAACGAGGAAGAGCTCAAGGCACTCAGTGACCAGATTATTGTGGTCCCGCTGGAAAAGAAGGCGCATCTTCTCCAGCTTGCAAAGCATCTGAAAGCTTCTCTAGTCTCTGGTATGAGTATGAAGGAGGGGTGCCTCTCCTTCAGTGACGGAGAAGCCTCCGTCTTTGATTATGACGCGGCCTCTTTTTCCTACCATAGCAGGGCGTACCTGAAAATCCAGGATGGGTGCGACAACAGTTGTGCGTACTGCCGGGTACATATTGCACGAGGCAAGGCTGTGAGCCTTGATTCCACTCTCGTCATTGAGCGTGCTCTTGCACTCGAGGCGGCTGGTTTCCAGGAGATCATGCTCACCGGTGTCAATCTTACCATGTACGATCATCAGGGTGATGGTTTGGGAGGGTTGCTTGAGAAGTTGCTCTCAGTGCTTTCTGAAGATGTTAGGCTCCGCCTCAGTTCCATGGAACCCGACCATATCGATGGTCGTCTGTTGGAAGCCTTGAAGGACCCAAGGATGCAACCACACTTCCACATTCCGGTACAGAGTGGGAGCAATCGGGTTCTACAACTCGTTGATAGGCACTATACCATCAGTGAACTGTCCTCAATTCTGGAACAGCTCAAACATTCGAAGGATGACCCCTTCCTGGCCGCTGATATCATTACCGGTCTTCCTGGGGAGAGTGAAGAGGATTATGAAGAAACGAAGCAATTCATACTCAGCCAAGGATTCTCCATGTTGCATGTGTTCCCATTCTCACCCCGACCCGATACCCCGCTGTATCATGCAAAACATCGTGTTCCTGAGAAAATACGTGATGAACGAGCCCTTGAGCTCCGGGAACTCTCAAAGCAGCTGCACGACGCATACAAAGAGAGGCAACTGGGAAAAGAGAGTGAGGTTATCCTCCAAAACAGGAAGGGAGGGCACTGGTATGGGTTGAGCGGGAACTATCTGGAAGTAAAAGTAATTGATGCTCCTCCCTTCGCAAGGGAAGGAATGTTGGTGAAGGGACGCTTCAGTGACAAGCTGCCCAAAACAGGGAAGATGGAGTTTATTTCCTATGAAACGGCTATTCGCAACTGA
- a CDS encoding GNAT family protein translates to MKRLFATERLDAYIISRPLAGPYLAYEKRNRELFRPYSIAQKESYYTLGSFQDVADRQFNLYEEHRMLPLLFFEKDKRKHVIALVSLNQLVWGPFRSGKLSYSVDGDKLRQGYGTEAVKGIIDYAFGQLGLHRVEAHIQQNNSASLAFAEHIGFQAEGMAKGYLYRDGEWVDHLRLSLLNECLDMRSFS, encoded by the coding sequence ATGAAACGGCTATTCGCAACTGAACGTCTTGACGCCTATATCATTTCCAGACCGCTTGCTGGACCGTACCTGGCATATGAGAAGCGGAACCGGGAATTGTTTCGTCCCTACTCAATTGCACAGAAGGAGAGTTACTACACCTTGGGGTCGTTCCAGGATGTGGCGGACCGACAGTTCAACCTCTATGAGGAGCACAGAATGCTCCCCTTGTTGTTTTTCGAGAAGGATAAAAGAAAGCATGTCATTGCCTTGGTGAGCCTGAACCAATTGGTATGGGGACCTTTTCGATCAGGAAAGCTCAGCTATAGTGTGGATGGTGATAAGCTACGTCAGGGCTATGGCACAGAGGCAGTGAAGGGAATTATCGACTATGCGTTTGGACAACTTGGTTTGCATCGCGTCGAGGCCCATATCCAGCAGAACAATAGTGCAAGTCTTGCGTTTGCTGAGCATATAGGATTCCAAGCGGAAGGAATGGCGAAGGGCTATCTATACAGGGATGGGGAGTGGGTGGACCATCTACGCCTATCCCTGCTCAATGAATGTTTGGATATGCGCTCCTTCAGTTAG
- the epsC gene encoding serine O-acetyltransferase EpsC encodes MKPCKDQQFDASSYVDAFYGTFDRVAGNANFHGLKPLPQMLSIGEISNEFLELMFPGRCGRDRAELGLQEILRVQMQQVCTQLKSQIFLAYRYDDPSLDECEAQEKADSTVREVCALLPQLRIKLKKDAKAAFDGDPAARNIREVILSYPCIKTLTIHRIAHELFKMDVPLIPRMFNEYAHKETGIDIHPGAEIGASFFIDHGTGVVIGETTVIGNNVKLYQGVTLGALSFPKDACGSLIRGAKRHPSIEDNVTIYSNATILGDITIGKNAVIGSNVWIKESVAPNTMVTIQEPKITVRELKSRPN; translated from the coding sequence ATGAAACCGTGCAAAGACCAACAATTTGATGCTTCATCCTATGTGGATGCATTCTACGGGACCTTCGACCGTGTTGCAGGAAATGCAAATTTTCATGGTTTAAAACCACTGCCTCAGATGCTCTCCATTGGGGAAATTTCCAATGAATTTCTTGAACTGATGTTCCCTGGTCGTTGTGGGCGTGACCGTGCTGAACTGGGACTGCAAGAAATCCTGAGAGTACAGATGCAGCAAGTCTGTACGCAGTTGAAGAGCCAGATTTTTCTCGCATACCGGTACGACGACCCTTCACTTGATGAGTGTGAGGCACAGGAAAAAGCCGATAGTACGGTCAGAGAGGTATGCGCCCTCTTGCCCCAACTCCGTATAAAACTGAAGAAGGATGCCAAGGCAGCATTCGATGGAGATCCTGCAGCAAGGAATATCAGAGAGGTCATCCTCTCTTATCCCTGCATCAAGACACTTACCATCCACAGGATTGCACATGAACTATTCAAGATGGATGTTCCCCTGATCCCTCGCATGTTCAATGAGTATGCACACAAGGAGACCGGTATCGATATCCACCCCGGTGCAGAGATAGGAGCATCGTTCTTCATCGACCATGGAACTGGTGTGGTCATTGGGGAAACCACGGTCATCGGAAACAATGTGAAGCTCTACCAAGGGGTAACCCTCGGTGCACTGAGCTTTCCAAAAGATGCTTGCGGAAGCCTGATCAGGGGAGCAAAAAGACACCCCTCAATTGAAGACAATGTAACCATCTATTCCAACGCGACTATCCTTGGAGATATTACCATCGGGAAAAATGCAGTAATAGGCTCCAACGTATGGATCAAGGAATCGGTTGCTCCCAATACCATGGTCACCATCCAGGAACCCAAGATAACGGTGAGGGAGCTCAAAAGTCGTCCTAACTGA
- a CDS encoding biotin transporter BioY, producing MQQKRLLLTSLFSALIIVGAYLRFPLPPVPITLQTLFVLLAGFLGGPAVGLGSTAIYLLLGAIGLPVFSSGGGLGILLGPTGGFLFGLLPASFLAGLAGSYRRKDEYPGRFKLVCILLGLGATLAIYLAGVPYLKVVGNLSWKVALQAGMLPFILGDLLKLAIATHLAGTLYTRIAQFLG from the coding sequence ATGCAACAAAAACGATTACTTCTTACCTCGCTTTTTAGTGCCTTGATCATCGTTGGAGCCTATCTCAGGTTCCCTCTTCCTCCTGTCCCCATCACCCTGCAGACACTCTTTGTTCTGCTCGCGGGATTTCTCGGTGGGCCTGCCGTGGGGCTGGGCAGCACGGCAATTTATCTGCTGCTGGGAGCAATTGGTTTGCCGGTTTTCAGTAGTGGTGGCGGCTTGGGAATTCTCCTTGGCCCTACTGGGGGGTTTCTCTTCGGTTTGCTTCCTGCCTCCTTTCTCGCAGGGCTTGCCGGCAGTTACCGCAGGAAAGACGAGTACCCAGGAAGATTCAAATTGGTATGCATTCTCCTTGGCCTTGGGGCTACGCTGGCCATCTATCTTGCAGGAGTCCCCTATTTAAAGGTTGTGGGGAATCTCTCCTGGAAGGTAGCACTACAGGCAGGTATGCTTCCTTTTATTCTTGGCGACCTATTGAAATTGGCCATAGCCACACATCTGGCAGGCACGTTATATACAAGGATTGCACAGTTCCTAGGCTAG